A genome region from Ursus arctos isolate Adak ecotype North America unplaced genomic scaffold, UrsArc2.0 scaffold_18, whole genome shotgun sequence includes the following:
- the TXN gene encoding thioredoxin, whose protein sequence is MVKQIESKYAFQEALNGAGDKLVVVDFSATWCGPCKMIKPFFHSLSEKYSNVVFLEVDVDDCQDVAAECEVKCMPTFQFFKKGQKVGEFSGANKEKLEATINELI, encoded by the exons ATGGTGAAGCAGATCGAGAGCAAG tatGCTTTTCAGGAAGCCTTGAACGGTGCAGGGGATAAACTTGTAGTAGTTGACTTCTCAGCCACGTGGTGCGGGCCTTGCAAAATGATCAAGCCTTTCTTCCAT tcCCTCTCTGAGAAGTACTCCAACGTGGTGTTCCTTGAAGTAGACGTGGATGACTGTCAG gatGTTGCTGCAGAGTGTGAAGTCAAATGCATGCCCAccttccagttttttaaaaagggacagaAG GTGGGTGAATTTTCTGGAGCTAATAAGGAAAAACTTGAAGCCACCATAAATGAATTAATCTAA